GACCTTGCCGAGGCCCTGGTACACATCCTTCCAGCTCAGAAAGACGCGTCACGAAGCCTGGACCAGTTCACGCCGGGAAGACGCCGCCCCTAGAAGAATCCCAGGATCGCCGTCTCTGGCTCGGGGGGCTTCCTGTGGCCAGTAGCGCCGCAGGTGATCAGGTCGGGATGATGGGCAGATGGCGGCCCACGAGTGTTGGCCGGTGCAGGTCGATTGCCCCGGCGATGCGGCCCAGTTCGCCTGTCGCCGCGGATTCTTCGCCGCCTATCACGGCGGGCACCCCTGCGTCGCCGGATCGGCGGAGGATGACGTCGAGCGGGACCCGGCCCAGTAGTGGTGTGGCGAGTTGTTCGGCCAAGCGGGCGCCGCCACCAGTGCCGAAGACGGCCGATTCCGCGCTGCTCTCGGCCGCGGACATGTTCTCCACGACGCCGGCGATACGCATGCGAGCGTCGGCTGCCATGCGGCCGGCTCGGTAGGCGACCCGCTGCGCCGCCAGCTGTGGTGTCGTGACGACGACGAGCTGCGCGTGCGGCACCAGGCCCAGAAGCGTCAGCGCGACGTCACCAGTGCCGGGCGGCAAGTCGACGAACAGGACGTCGAGTTCACCCCAGTACACGTCGTCGAAGAACTGCTGCAGGGCTTTGTCCAGCATGGGTCCGCGCCAGACGATGGGTTCGTCGTCGACGAAGAACCCGGTGGACATGAGGCGAACGCCGTGTGCTTCGATCGGCAGCATCATGCCGTTCATGGCCACGGGTGGGCGGTCGACACCGAACAGCTGCGGGATGGAGTGGCCCCAGACGTCGGCGTCGAGGATGCCGACGCGCTGCCCGTCGGCGGCGAGGGACGCCGCGAGGTTGGCGGTGATGGTTGATTTGCCGACGCCTCCTTTACCGCTGGCCACGGCCACCACGCTAGCGCGGGAGCCGTATCCGCGGGGCCCGTCGCCGGTGTGGCTGCGCAGTTGCCCGGCTAGGCGCATGCGTTGGTGTGGCGGCATGACGTCGAAGTCGACCTCTACGGTGCTCACGCCTGGCACCGACCGCACTGCGGTCGCTACGGCGGCGCCCAGGTCTGTTTTGAGTGGGCATGCTGCCGTGGTGAGCCGGACCTGGATGCGGGTGTGTCCAGTCCGGCTGACGCGGACGTCGCCGAGCATGCCGAGCTCGGCGAGTGGCTGGTGGATCTCCGGGTCTTCCACCTGCCCCGCAGCGGATTGCACGGCGGCACGCACCGCGTCGACGTCGATGACTGTCCGCCGGCGGAGCATCAGCGACCGTCCTTGAAGGCTTTGCGTTTCGGCTTGACCGGGCGCATCAGGAACTCCGGGCGCCGCCACCCGGCAGGGTTGGGTCCCGGTCGGGTTGTGGCTAGCCATTCGTGGAAGACGTCGTGCGCCAGCGTGGTGTCGACTTCGATGTCGCCGTAACGGTCATCTGGTTGAGCGGGCTCGATACGGACTTTCTGGTGCCAGCAGTGCATTCCGGAGATGGGGTCGGGTTGGACCGGGAAGGTGAGGTTCTGGTGGACGCCGGGGTCATCCCACGAGATGCGAGAGCTGTCTGGGTCGTCGCTGGTGAACGGGCCGACGGGGGTGGTGTATCGCAGCCGCCAGATGCCGTCGTTACGGTTGAGATCCACCGCACCGCTGACCCAACGGCTACCGTCCTGGCCTTCCAGCCGCCACCGGCCCATATGGTGGGACAGCGCCGTCACGCCGGGGCGGATGCCCTGGGTGGCCCAGACCCGCACCACGAAGAACCCGATGCGGGTACGCACGCGGACGAGATCGCCCGTGGACACCTCAAGGCGATCCGCGTCGGTCACGTTCATCCACAACGGGTGGGTGTTGCTGATCTCGTTGAGGTATTTGGCGTTGCCGGAGCGGGTGTGGATCAGCGTGGGAAGCCGAAACGTCGGCGTGAGGACGAGTTCGCGGTTGTCCAGGTCGATCTGGCGCCGGGAGACGTGGGATTCGATGTAGCCGGGAGTGGCGTGTTCCGGCCAGCCGAATTCGACCATAGTCGGTGAGAACAGCTCCAGCTTCCGGGACGGGGTGAGCCAGCCGGCAACCGTCGAACCGTCGTCGAGTCGCACGCCCACCGCGCCGGCCTCACCGATCAGCGGCGGAGTGGATTCCTCGGTGGTGGGTTTTCGTAGCACGCCGTGCTCGTCCGGTTCGGCGCCGTCTAGCTCAGCGTTAGTCAGCGGGCGTTCGTCTTGCCGGTACACGTCCGCGGCCACTTCATATGCGCCGAGTTTGCGCATGTATTCCAGCGGCGTCACCCCCAGCTTCTCCGCCTGCTCCGGTAGTCCGGGCACCCGGTTCTCGAACACCCACCGGTAGTACTCGTCCACGGTGATCTTCTCGCCTGGACGGTACGGCGATTCGAAGTATCTGCGGATCCCCAGCGTCCCGTCCGGATCGATCCGCCAGGACAGCTCGAACCAGAACTCGTTCTCCTCCCACACCTGTCCGGGGTTGGTGTCGCGAGTGTCGCCGTAGTCGATACCGAGCTTGTCCATCGCCACCCGGCGCACCGGCTGGCGGAACCCCAGCCACTTGCCAGCATGTGTCTCGTAGGAGTGGGTGTCGTGCCGCTCGGACGCGTGCCCCATCGGTAGCACATAGTCGGCGAAGGTGGCCGTCTCCGACCAGGTGGGCGTGAGCGCCACGTGCAGCCCCACCTTGTCTTCGTCGGTCAGCGCCTCGATCCAGCTGAACCCACCGGGGTTGGTCCATACCGGGTTGTAGACCCGGCTGAAATACACCGAGACCAGGCCCCGACCCTCGGCCAACAAATGTGGCAGCAGGATGGACATCTCATTGGTGCACAACGGATACTCCGGCGGCCACAGCAGCTCGTTCCAGACGTCGTGCCCGTCGGGCATGTCCGGGCCGTGCGGGACGAACTTGTCCCAGCCGTTCGGGCTGGTTCCACCCTTGGTGCCGACGCTGCCGGTCAGCACATTGAGGAAGAACAGGCAGCGCGCCACCTGCCATCCGCCGAGGTTGCCCGCCGCGGCTGACCTCCAAATGTGCGCGGCCAGTCGACTTCCGGCGCCGGCCACCAGTCGGGCCAGCTCCTCGATCCGCGGGGCCGGGACCTGAGCCTCCTCGGCGGCGAACTCAAACGTATACGGCGCATAATCCTCGGTGATCCGGTCCAGGAACGTCTCGAAGTCCCTAGGCGCATCCGGATGCAACCGCTGCAGGTACACGTCCCAGTTCACCCAGCGCCGCACATAGGCCTCGTCGATCTGGCGGGTACGCAGCAGGTATGCCGCCACCGCCAGCAGGATCGCCGCCTCGCTACCGGGCCACGGGGCGATCCACAGATCGGCGTGTGATGCCGTGTTGGACATCCGCGGATCCAGGACCACCAGCTTGGCGCCGTCCAGCTTGCCCTCCATGATCCGCTGCGCGTGCGGGTTGAAGTAGTGACCGGTCTCCAGATGGCTGGACAACAACAAGATGACCCGGGCGTTGGCATGATCCGGCGACGGGCGATCGTAGCCGCCCCACAGCGTGTATCCGGTGCGCGCACCAGACGAGCACACATTGGTATGGCTGTTGTGCCCGTCCACCCCCCAAGCCAGCAGGAACCGCTCGGCGAATCCGTCCTCGCCCGGTCGTCCTACGTGGTAGATCACCTCGTCCCGGCGATCTTCGATGATGGCGGCCCGGATCCGGGCCGCGATGTCGTCGACCGCTTCGTCCCAGCTACACCGCCGCCACTCACCCCCACCTCGGGTGCCCACCCGTTTGAGCGGGTACAGAATCCGCTCCGGATCGTTCAGCTGATTGATCGTGGCTGGGCCCTTGGCACAGTTGCGCCCACGAGACCCGGGATGAGCCGGGTTGCCCTCCAGCTTCTTGACCGACAGATCCTCCTTGTCGACATAGGCCAGCAACCCACATGCCGACTCACAGTTGAAGCACGTGGTGGGGATCAGCATGTACTCGCGAGGCACCTTGCGCGGGTGGGCCTTGGCGTCGAACTCGACGTGGTGGTCCCACTGTTCCACGGGTGGAAAATTGCGCAGGTGCTCATGGGCCCGTGCCCCGGGTATCGGCACGCTGGACTCGTCGATCGCCATATGAGGTCCTCTCCCCGCTATGACAGCGGAACCTCTTGCGCGGCCCGCACGAAGACGGTCTCGTACGCCAGCAGCGCCACCTGGACCAGCACACCAGCGACGACCACCGCCACCGCTGCGCTACCACTCACGCCGCCCCAACCCGCCACGGCCAGCACGGCAGCGATGCCTGCCAATGCGTTGCCGCCCCAGAACATCCCCGCGTAGCGTCCGCGGATAAGTACGTGAGCGGCCACGCTGGCGTTCCGGGTGGCATGTTTCGTACCGTATTCCAATGCCAGCATCAGCAGATGGACGACGGCCGCGATGAGCAGCACCCGGGCCAGCAACCGCTGCCCCTCATCGCTCACGTCGACCGCCTGGGCGATCACGGCCAACGCACCCGAGCCCACCATGAACGCTTGCACGACCAGATGCCAGAACAACAGCGGCGACTGCCACAGGTCTCGCCCTTCGGCCTGGCCGAACAGGAACGCGGTGTATCCGGCGGCCAGAACACCCGCAGGTATCGCCAGCCAACGCACCAGGGCAAGGGCACCGTCCGCGCCGCCCACCCCAGCCAACAGCCATAACAGCGCGACGCCGCCGAAACCGACCAGGACGAACGCACCTAGCGTCACCCATGAACGCCACTGCGGGCGCAGGAACATGTACAGAAATCGCGCCGGTCGCTTCAAGTCCCACACCAGCAGTAACCCGGTCACCGCCGTCATCGCCAGCGCGAGCACCGGTGCGACGACGTCGGTGAGAACACCCAAGTCAATGCGAAGGAACAGCGCCAACGCAACCACCAGCAGTGCCCCCGCCCCCACCGACTTGGTCCACAGGTAGGTGCTCACCCGCCAGCCCCACGGCCGAGGATGCGCGGTGTTCAGCGTGGTGGTCGCCTGTGTGACGGTGCTCTCGGCGACATCCCCGGCGGTCGCCAAGCGCTGGTCATCCGGCTTCGCCCACAGGTACGTGTCACGAACAGGCGCCTCCAGCGGATCCAGGACCGCGCGGTCGGCGCCGAGATAGAACACGTTCGGACCGGTATTCTGTTCCGCGGCACGCACCGTTACCGGATTCTCCCTGATCAGCCGACCGATCCCACTTGACGGGTCGTCGACGTCACCCACCCAGATCGAGTGCGTTGGGCAGACCACCACGCATGCCGGTTCCAGCCCCTCATCCACCCGGTGCGCACAGAAGTTGCACTTGGCGGCTGTGTTCGTGTCCGCGTCGATGTAGATCGCGTCGTACGGGCAAGCCTGCAGGCAGCTCTTGCAGCCGATGCAGTTGTCGGCATCAAAGTCGACGATCCCGTCATCCCGCTTGAACAGCGCTGTCGTAGGGCAAATCGACACGCATGGCGCATCGGTGCAGTGGTTGCACCGCAGCACACCGAACTCGCGCGTGGTCGACGGGTACTCCCCCTTGTCTACGTACTTCACCCAGGTCCGGAACTGCCCCACAGGCACCTCATGCTCCGTCTTACACGCCACCGTGCAGGCATGACATCCGATACACGTGCGTTGATCGATTGCGAAGCCGTATCTCATCGGACTTAGCTTCGAGTTCCGAAATTCAGCATTTGAGACTCCTCCACGAAACCACGCGCGCGGTGAACTGAAGTGCTGCAGGAACGACTCCACCGACTCCTTCTCAATCACCCATCCCCGCCAGTGAGGACATTACATTGAAATCACACTTTTACTATTGCTCCGGCCTGTCTCGAGTTCCGACATGGTAAAGAGAAGGCACGATCAACGGCAGGCGGGGTCGAAACCATGCCACGCTCTCGCTTGCGCCTGACGAAATACGTCCTCTATCCGGATCTTAGAACTGTCAAAGACGATCGAAGCCCTGGCGCAACGTACCGCCTGGATTTCGCGTCCAAGGATCCGACCGGAGTAGACATGAGTCATATGACAAATGCGGAACTTCAAGACATCGCCGAAAGCGCGCGCACGCAACTTGAATCGGCCGACGCCACGGAAATCGTTAAGTGGGCACATGAAACTTTCGGCACGCGACTCGTAATCACCGCCTCGATGGCCGACGGAGTGTTATGTCATCTGGTGTCACAGATCGCTCCGGGACTGCGGGTGGTGTTCCTCGACACTGGCTATCATTTTGCCGAGACCATTGGGACTCGAGACGCAATTGCGGCGGAGTATCGAATTGTCGTCGACTCCGTACATCATCCGCTCTCCGTTGCGGATCATGAGGCTAGCCATGGAAGTCTGTACGAAACGAATCCCGATCTCTGCTGTTTCATGCGGAAAGTGCTGCCACTTGATCTGGCGTTGCGGCCGTATCAAGCTTGGGCCAGCGGAGTACGCCGTTCAGAATCTGCCACCCGGGCACAAACACCGGTAATAGATTGGGACTCGCGACGCCATATGGTGAAGATCAATCCTCTCGCCTATTGGACCGATGATCAAGTGAACTCGTACATAAAGGAACACGGAATAATCGAAAACCCACTGCGCCAACTGGGCTACACTTCGATCGGCTGCGCGCCGTGCACCCAGCCGATACAAGAAGGGGCAGATATCCGATCCGGCCGCTGGGCCGGCCACTCCAAGACTGAGTGCGGACTGCATGAGCACTAAGGCCTCACATTGTCCGTCACCACCGAAATCGCCCGCACTGTCACAATTGGACCGAGGAAGTAGTCACGCAACAAAGGTCAGCTTATAGGCCGGCGCTGACGGCGTTGGACCGAAAGTCCAGCATCCGCTAGCTGCAGATCTCAAATTCGCTTCCGGCCCTCACGCCAGAGTACTCGGCCTCGATAGAGTGCCCGGCTTGGCCGTGGCTCGAGATTGCCGTGAAGCGCAACCGATTCGTCGAAGCTCACCGGCGCGCCGAGAGAATCGGCCGCTGCTGGAACCCAAGGCCAGCGCCCTCGCGGGGATACAAACATTATGTCACCGCACATCCCAGGCCCAGCGTTCGTGAGCGGTTCCTACCGCCGGCTGTTCCAGATCGACAAGTGTTTCCGGATAGCCAGGTCCGATCTCGCTGCCAGACCCATCTACCACGATGCTAAGGAGCCGATCGAGGCGCACCTTGACCATCGTGTTCGTCACACTCGCCGTCTCTGGCTGGATCGAGGGCACCACCGGTACGTCGATTGAAAAGCACGGCACAACCACTCGCCACCACGGTACGAGACCGGCGCCGCTGCTGCGCACAATTTGACTCAGCTCGGGCTACAAACTACACCACGGACTGTCCGGAAACGCGAGGCAGTTCAGACCCCTCGACAGCTACCGAATCAGACTCACACCGGCAGGCAACGGTGAGCGTACGAATAAGGATCACTCACTATACGTGAGAACCTGCTGGGCGCGCGAACGATCTGGGCTAGTCGCCCGGCCGTTCGCGCCAGTCGATCACTACCCCGTTGAGCCCGTCCCGTTGCGACGCGAACAATTGACTGTAAATGGCGGCTGACTTCTGCCAGGGTACAAAATCACTTATCAGAGGGTGTAGATTAAGAGCGCCACTCATCAGCAGGCGCAGTACGCCGGCCTGACACCGTCGATCACCGACTCCCCCAGGAACAAGGACGCGGATACCCTTCTCGGCAAGGGGAGTGAGACGAAGTTCCAAACGGAGCTCGTGGGTGGCGCCCACTTGCGCAAACGTGCCGCCCTTGCCCAGGCATTCCACCGCGTCATCGACCAACGACGCCCCACCAGTTCCAGTAGCCTCAGCTACCACGTCCACGCCCAACGCGTGCCTGTCAGCAATCTGTGCAGACACAGGCCCCTCGTTGGCATCGACTGCCCAATCGACACAGTGAGCTGCAGAAAGTTCGAGCCGTTTAGGGACGACGTCGGTCCCGATGACGTACGCTCCACGTAACCGCGCGAGCTGCGCCATCGCCTGACCTATTAGACCTTGACCCAATATAAGAATGACGTCACCGGTCTTCAGGCAGGCCATATTTAAGGCATTGGCACCAACAGCTGGCTGAGCAAATAGGGCAGCTGTCGGGAGCCGGTCATTCGGCTCGATTCGATGCAATCCCGAGATATCTGAGACGAAGTAGCGTTGATGAGTTCCGCTGGTGACGCACGCAACTGTATCACCAACTTGAAAGTCTGCACTCGCTGCCTGCTCCCCGACTGCCATTACCCGGCCAACAGCCTGATAACCCGGCACGTATGGCATTGGGCCGAAGATCTGAGTAGGTCTGCCGGTTGCAGCTCTCAATTCGGTGCCGACGCTCACGCCAGAGTACTCGGTTTTGATGAGAGCCTGACTTGGTCCCGGTTCTCGCACCGTGCGCTGACCCAGGGTGACCTTCTCCACATCTTCCACAATCAGCGCAGGCGCACTGTCCGGAATATCCGACTCCCTTGTCCGTTTGGTTCTACTTGCGTTCGGAATGCTCATCCGCCCTACTCCTCCATTCTCGACAGGTTCAATATGAGGAATGAATCACGGCGCACCGACCGCAGGGCCGAATTACACTTCTTCGATAGTCAGACTGTATATCCAACACGGCCTTAGCTAATCTAGCCTGTAATCCACATAACCGTCTCCCCTCGCAAATGCGCCGCCAGCCACTTGTCTATAAACGCACGCTTTCCGATATGCAGGACGTCGATCGCAACTCCAAATCTATTCTCAGCCACCCCGAATAGCCGAATACGCACGCATCGAATCTCGAGCAGCACAGCCGAAGGATCTACTTGACGAGCCCTCACAGGACGTCGTCAACAAGGGACCTCCGGAATCTAGCCCGATTCTGGCTCACCGTCAATCCTTTCTCATAACTTGTGGAGGATTGGCCTTAAGACTTGGATCCTGGGAAGCAATGTCTTCAAATAGGCGTACGGGGGTGATGAACTGTTCATAGGGCATCAGGGGTTTACCTGTCGAGATAGTGTCCAGGAATTTCTCCAGGCCACGTGCCAAAGCAAGATAACGATTCCTACTACCGTGAGACGGCACGCCGAGATCGCGGGCTACCACGCCACCGCGGCCTATCATCATCGTTTGCCAGCTTTCGTGGTCGCACCTGACTAATGAAATCACAAGTTGGGTCACCGGATCTGATTCTGTCTCGCACGTGATGGTTACGCTATGATCAACGCGAGCGACCCGAACGTTTGCCAGATCCGGGTTACCGAGAATCTCCAGCGCCCCTTCGACCGTGTGACATCCATAAAAGCTAAGACCACCGTACGGAGAGTCTGGGTCAGCTGGCCCAGTTAGGAACACGACACGCGGTGGCCCGATTCTTTGTAATGCGGAATGCGACTCAACTACACCTGGAATGAATCGCATAGCCGCCCAACAGGCAAGAATGGCGTTTCCTCGCCGCGCGGCTTCAATAATTTCCTTCACATCGGCGACGGTAGTGGCGCAAGGCTTGTTTACATAAACATGCTTTCCGGCTGACAAGAACGGTACAGCGTTCTGGCGATGAAGCCCTCCGTGGAGATCGGTGACTATCGCGGCGTCGACATCATCGACCAGTTCCTCGGGATCATCGACAACTTTCTCGATCTTTCCTGCGGCGGCGAGGTCAAGATTTCGCTTCGTTCGCCCTCCAGTTAACGCAACTACACGGAATCCGTTGTAGGACTTATCAATATTCAGATACTGAATGAACTTTTCAGCGTGTGGGCTGTCGGTGCCAGCGATTGCTATTCGTTGCACGAGTCCTCCCTTGAGTTGTGATATTCCGTCGGCGGTTTTTCAGTGTCCAACTGAATCTGCGCGGATCCTATCTCGTCCCATAGCCCAATGGATGGGAAATTCTTGCGCGACACGCCTCTTCCGTAAAGGAGGCGATTCTCGCTAGCCGGCGACCCTCGGGTCCCACCGCGTCGCTTGAGCCCCTTTGGCGTACGGAGCAACGGCCTAATGGAATTGTGACGTAGGGTTGATACGCGCCGACCCGT
Above is a window of Phytoactinopolyspora mesophila DNA encoding:
- a CDS encoding phosphoadenylyl-sulfate reductase; this translates as MSHMTNAELQDIAESARTQLESADATEIVKWAHETFGTRLVITASMADGVLCHLVSQIAPGLRVVFLDTGYHFAETIGTRDAIAAEYRIVVDSVHHPLSVADHEASHGSLYETNPDLCCFMRKVLPLDLALRPYQAWASGVRRSESATRAQTPVIDWDSRRHMVKINPLAYWTDDQVNSYIKEHGIIENPLRQLGYTSIGCAPCTQPIQEGADIRSGRWAGHSKTECGLHEH
- a CDS encoding 4Fe-4S dicluster domain-containing protein; amino-acid sequence: MRYGFAIDQRTCIGCHACTVACKTEHEVPVGQFRTWVKYVDKGEYPSTTREFGVLRCNHCTDAPCVSICPTTALFKRDDGIVDFDADNCIGCKSCLQACPYDAIYIDADTNTAAKCNFCAHRVDEGLEPACVVVCPTHSIWVGDVDDPSSGIGRLIRENPVTVRAAEQNTGPNVFYLGADRAVLDPLEAPVRDTYLWAKPDDQRLATAGDVAESTVTQATTTLNTAHPRPWGWRVSTYLWTKSVGAGALLVVALALFLRIDLGVLTDVVAPVLALAMTAVTGLLLVWDLKRPARFLYMFLRPQWRSWVTLGAFVLVGFGGVALLWLLAGVGGADGALALVRWLAIPAGVLAAGYTAFLFGQAEGRDLWQSPLLFWHLVVQAFMVGSGALAVIAQAVDVSDEGQRLLARVLLIAAVVHLLMLALEYGTKHATRNASVAAHVLIRGRYAGMFWGGNALAGIAAVLAVAGWGGVSGSAAVAVVVAGVLVQVALLAYETVFVRAAQEVPLS
- a CDS encoding molybdopterin-dependent oxidoreductase; this encodes MAIDESSVPIPGARAHEHLRNFPPVEQWDHHVEFDAKAHPRKVPREYMLIPTTCFNCESACGLLAYVDKEDLSVKKLEGNPAHPGSRGRNCAKGPATINQLNDPERILYPLKRVGTRGGGEWRRCSWDEAVDDIAARIRAAIIEDRRDEVIYHVGRPGEDGFAERFLLAWGVDGHNSHTNVCSSGARTGYTLWGGYDRPSPDHANARVILLLSSHLETGHYFNPHAQRIMEGKLDGAKLVVLDPRMSNTASHADLWIAPWPGSEAAILLAVAAYLLRTRQIDEAYVRRWVNWDVYLQRLHPDAPRDFETFLDRITEDYAPYTFEFAAEEAQVPAPRIEELARLVAGAGSRLAAHIWRSAAAGNLGGWQVARCLFFLNVLTGSVGTKGGTSPNGWDKFVPHGPDMPDGHDVWNELLWPPEYPLCTNEMSILLPHLLAEGRGLVSVYFSRVYNPVWTNPGGFSWIEALTDEDKVGLHVALTPTWSETATFADYVLPMGHASERHDTHSYETHAGKWLGFRQPVRRVAMDKLGIDYGDTRDTNPGQVWEENEFWFELSWRIDPDGTLGIRRYFESPYRPGEKITVDEYYRWVFENRVPGLPEQAEKLGVTPLEYMRKLGAYEVAADVYRQDERPLTNAELDGAEPDEHGVLRKPTTEESTPPLIGEAGAVGVRLDDGSTVAGWLTPSRKLELFSPTMVEFGWPEHATPGYIESHVSRRQIDLDNRELVLTPTFRLPTLIHTRSGNAKYLNEISNTHPLWMNVTDADRLEVSTGDLVRVRTRIGFFVVRVWATQGIRPGVTALSHHMGRWRLEGQDGSRWVSGAVDLNRNDGIWRLRYTTPVGPFTSDDPDSSRISWDDPGVHQNLTFPVQPDPISGMHCWHQKVRIEPAQPDDRYGDIEVDTTLAHDVFHEWLATTRPGPNPAGWRRPEFLMRPVKPKRKAFKDGR
- a CDS encoding Mrp/NBP35 family ATP-binding protein; the encoded protein is MLRRRTVIDVDAVRAAVQSAAGQVEDPEIHQPLAELGMLGDVRVSRTGHTRIQVRLTTAACPLKTDLGAAVATAVRSVPGVSTVEVDFDVMPPHQRMRLAGQLRSHTGDGPRGYGSRASVVAVASGKGGVGKSTITANLAASLAADGQRVGILDADVWGHSIPQLFGVDRPPVAMNGMMLPIEAHGVRLMSTGFFVDDEPIVWRGPMLDKALQQFFDDVYWGELDVLFVDLPPGTGDVALTLLGLVPHAQLVVVTTPQLAAQRVAYRAGRMAADARMRIAGVVENMSAAESSAESAVFGTGGGARLAEQLATPLLGRVPLDVILRRSGDAGVPAVIGGEESAATGELGRIAGAIDLHRPTLVGRHLPIIPT
- a CDS encoding Gfo/Idh/MocA family oxidoreductase — protein: MQRIAIAGTDSPHAEKFIQYLNIDKSYNGFRVVALTGGRTKRNLDLAAAGKIEKVVDDPEELVDDVDAAIVTDLHGGLHRQNAVPFLSAGKHVYVNKPCATTVADVKEIIEAARRGNAILACWAAMRFIPGVVESHSALQRIGPPRVVFLTGPADPDSPYGGLSFYGCHTVEGALEILGNPDLANVRVARVDHSVTITCETESDPVTQLVISLVRCDHESWQTMMIGRGGVVARDLGVPSHGSRNRYLALARGLEKFLDTISTGKPLMPYEQFITPVRLFEDIASQDPSLKANPPQVMRKD
- a CDS encoding zinc-dependent alcohol dehydrogenase, with the protein product MSIPNASRTKRTRESDIPDSAPALIVEDVEKVTLGQRTVREPGPSQALIKTEYSGVSVGTELRAATGRPTQIFGPMPYVPGYQAVGRVMAVGEQAASADFQVGDTVACVTSGTHQRYFVSDISGLHRIEPNDRLPTAALFAQPAVGANALNMACLKTGDVILILGQGLIGQAMAQLARLRGAYVIGTDVVPKRLELSAAHCVDWAVDANEGPVSAQIADRHALGVDVVAEATGTGGASLVDDAVECLGKGGTFAQVGATHELRLELRLTPLAEKGIRVLVPGGVGDRRCQAGVLRLLMSGALNLHPLISDFVPWQKSAAIYSQLFASQRDGLNGVVIDWRERPGD